One Anopheles marshallii chromosome 3, idAnoMarsDA_429_01, whole genome shotgun sequence genomic region harbors:
- the LOC128713989 gene encoding ribosomal protein S6 kinase beta-2: MAGVFDLELHEEEDLHDSDDDVIEIEDVDLEPELHINTNLDTEGSETIPLSEDIVNPGRIKLGPQDFELKKVLGKGGYGKVFQVRKTTGADANSYFAMKVLKKASIVRNQKDTAHTRAERNILEAVRHPFIVELVYAFQTGGKLYLILEYLSGGELFMHLEREGIFLEDTACFYLCEIILALEHLHNLGIIYRDLKPENVLLDAKGHVKLTDFGLCKEHIQEGIVTHTFCGTIEYMAPEILTRSGHGKAVDWWSLGALMYDMLTGTPPFCADNRKKTVDAILKDKLNIPGYLTPDSRDLIRRLMKRQVSQRLGSGPTDGQAVRAHPFFKNVNWDDVVKRRLDPPIKPMLSSEDDVSQFDTKFTKEIPVDSPDETTLSESVNLIFQGFTYVAPSVLEEMQTRITTPRSPRRMPRHYHYPHNHHHGGAGTSVGGHGAGNSRMMENGGAWKMAPHQNLHNHHPHVHQQQRVGGQMVPPNQQQQSVGQPAQPHNQTQPSQAGVSAGPPGSRPFNAASISRRTPPHLQPFAPRPSPQDEMMDVYPEMSIS, encoded by the exons ATGGCGGGTGTGTTCGATCTGGAGCTGCACGAGGAGGAGGACCTTCACGACTCCGATGACGACGTTATCGAGATCGAGGAT GTCGACCTCGAGCCCGAACTTCACATCAACACAAATCTAGA TACCGAAGGATCTGAAACGATACCACTGTCGGAAGATATTGTAAATCCGGGACGAATCAAGCTGGGACCGCAGGATTTCGAGCTAAAGAAAGTATTAGGAAAAGGTGGATATGGTAAAGTCTTCCAA GTCAGAAAAACCACTGGTGCTGATGCGAATTCGTACTTCGCGATGAAGGTGTTAAAAAAAGCTTCGATAGTTAGAAATCAAAAAGACACAGCCCACACACGCGCCGAGCGAAACATATTAGAAGCCGTTCGG CATCCATTTATAGTAGAGCTAGTGTACGCCTTCCAGACCGGTGGCAAGTTGTATTTAATCCTAGAATACTTGAGCGGCGGCGAGCTGTTCATGCATTTAGAGCGTGAGGGTATATTCTTGGAGGATACTGCATG CTTTTACCTGTGTGAAATCATTCTGGCCCTGGAACACCTGCACAATCTTGGCATTATCTATCGGGATCTGAAGCCGGAAAATGTGCTACTCGATGCGAAAGGTCACGTGAAGCTAACCGACTTCGGTCTCTGCAAAGAACACATCCAGGAGGGCATTGTAACGCACACGTTCTGCGGTACGATCGAGTACAT gGCACCAGAAATATTAACCCGCAGCGGACATGGTAAGGCGGTCGATTGGTGGTCATTGGGTGCCCTCATGTACGATATGTTGACGGGAACG CCACCATTCTGTGCGGACAATCGAAAGAAAACGGTCGATGCTATACTGAAGGACAAGCTCAACATTCCGGGCTATCTAACGCCGGATTCGCGCGACCTAATTCGCCGGTTGATGAAACGTCAAGTCTCACAACGTCTCGGCAGTGGGCCGACCGATGGACAGGCGGTCAGGGCACATCCGTTCTTCAAGAACGTCAACTGGGATGATGTGGTGAAAAGAAGGCTCGATCCACCAATCAAACCGATGTTG tCCAGTGAAGATGATGTGTCACAATTCGATACCAAGTTCACGAAAGAGATTCCTGTAGATTCGCCCGATGAAACAACGCTGAGTGAGAGTGTCAATCTAATCTTCCAG GGTTTCACGTACGTCGCACCTTCCGTGCTAGAGGAAATGCAAACGCGAATCACAACGCCACGATCGCCCCGTCGAATGCCGCGTCACTATCACTATCCACACAATCACCATCACGGTGGGGCTGGTACTTCCGTCGGTGGGCACGGTGCAGGCAACAGTCGAATGATGGAGAACGGTGGTGCGTGGAAGATGGCACCGCATCAAAACCTGCACAACCATCACCCGCACgtgcatcagcagcaacggGTGGGGGGACAGATGGTACCACcgaaccagcagcaacaatcagTCGGCCAACCGGCTCAACCTCACAATCAGACGCAACCGAGCCAGGCCGGTGTCAGTGCCGGTCCGCCCGGCAGCAGACCGTTCAACGCGGCATCCATTTCCCGACGAACGCCACCACATCTGCAACCGTTTGCACCGAGACCCTCGCCACAGGACGAAATGATGGATGTGTATCCGGAAATGTCCATCTCTTAG
- the LOC128714474 gene encoding tektin-1 — MSERYLRQQNLVLLPPEQPKYTTRDWDANNRRQNASSLEQQALADRVISESDRIIDETKHTTEESKSEVDFRLKERIEDIQFRRDELQQQKKDAHIEEEALKVYKRRTIDAINTLREIAVPLCQKCIVLREKRQGADLVNDGVDRELRKELDVTEGGIALLDKVLEQCVEQIRRLRATIYLLDRDLADKDRSIKIDAKNLELRPNQMELKIYAGRVPLDPYNSTDEEWIMVTNRNIEATAKEINSAQPLRSYVDQLLRQVAEDIRTQVERTNAAFRERVAEMRYTKIKLENVHKETVRQVNELTRTVTRLEREIAEKEGYVALAQTRLANRSTRPGIELCRDNVYEGLKAELAALRETIAKLDGSLVKSKATLRYLLNTQVMQEEEINLKTESLRIDEVDCITMRESFKFQF; from the exons ATGTCCGAAAGGTATCTACGCCAGCAAAATCTGGTCCTTCTCCCGCCGGAACAGCCCAAATACACCACCCGCGATTGGGATGCGAACAACCGTCGACAGAATGCGTCCTCGCTGGAGCAGCAAGCATTGGCGGATCGTGTAATCAG TGAAAGTGATCGTATAATCGATGAGACCAAGCACACGACGGAAGAGAGCAAAAGCGAGGTAGACTTCCGGTTGAAGGAACGCATCGAGGACATTCAGTTCCGGCGGGATgagttgcagcagcagaaaaaggaTGCCCACATCGAGGAGGAGGCGCTGAAGGTGTACAAGCGTCGTACGATCGATGCGATCAACACGCTGCGGGAGATCGCCGTGCCGCTGTGTCAGAAATGTATCGTGCTGCGGGAGAAAAGACAAGGAGCCGACCTGGTGAACGATGGCGTTGATCGGGAACTGCGGAAGGAGCTGGACGTGACCGAGGGAGGTATAGCGCTGCTGGACAAGGTGTTGGAGCAGTGCGTGGAGCAGATCCGTCGGCTGCGGGCGACCATCTATCTGCTCGATCGGGACCTCGCGGACAAGGATCGGTCGATCAAGATCGATGCGAAAAATCTTGAACTGCGTCCAAACCAGATGGAGCTAAAGATTTATGCCGGGAGAGTACCATTGGATCCTTA CAACTCAACCGACGAGGAATGGATCATGGTAACGAATAGAAATATTGAAGCCACGGCGAAGGAAATCAATTCCGCCCAACCGTTGCGTTCGTACGTCGACCAGCTGCTCCGTCAAGTGGCGGAAGACATCCGAACACAGGTCGAGCGTACGAATGCCGCCTTCCGGGAGCGAGTGGCCGAGATGCGCTACACCAAAATTAAGCTCGAGAACGTCCACAAGGAAACGGTACGGCAGGTGAACGAGCTGACACGCACAGTCACACGGTTGGAGCGTGAAATTGCCGAAAAGGAAGGCTATGTGGCGCTCGCCCAAACGCGACTGGCTAACCGTTCGACACGACCCGGTATCGAACTCTGCCGCGACAATGTGTACGAAGGGTTGAAGGCCGAGTTGGCCGCACTGCGTGAGACGATCGCGAAGCTTGATGGCAGCTTGGTGAAGTCGAAAGCGACCCTGCGCTATCTGCTCAACACGCAGGTAATGCAGGAGGAAGAAATCAACCTCAAAACCGAATCGCTACGCATCGACGAAGTTGACTGCATCACTATGAGGGAAAGcttcaaatttcaattttaa